The Ornithodoros turicata isolate Travis chromosome 9, ASM3712646v1, whole genome shotgun sequence genome includes a region encoding these proteins:
- the LOC135368550 gene encoding hypoxia-inducible factor 1-alpha inhibitor-like, with protein MAKAYKEYGVPLERVPRISSTDEEAEKRIRNMTPVILTDTNLVTSALKWDLDYLVDNLGEEDFTVFVSDKRIFKYYDEGKVKEHKLEGFDPPAKREEMKIWEFAKKLKSNDGKKYYLQQSLNDAVGKNIVKDFLCFNWEWATKQQSQNSWGPLTSNLLLIASEGNITPAHYDEQQNLFGQLVGQKRFLLFAPEQFECLYPHPVWHPHDRQSQVDFDHPDLERFPNFKKLCGYEAIINPGDVLYVPMYWWHQVESSMQGSYTVSVNFWYKSGPVEKVVYPLMGHQKMAIMRNVEKMITEALKDVNEVGPLLRTLVIGRYT; from the exons ATGGCTAAGGCTTACAAGGAATATGGCGTACCACTGGAAAGAGTACCACGGATAAGTAGCACTGACGAGGAGGCAGAAAAGCGCATAAGGAACATG ACACCTGTAATACTCACAGACACCAACCTGGTGACCAGCGCCTTGAAATGGGATCTCGACTACTTGGTGGATAATTTGGGAGAGGAAGATTTCACTGTGTTCGTATCGGATAAACGCATCTTCAAGTACTACGATGAGGGCAAGGTGAAGGAACACAAATTGGAAGGATTCGACCCTCCTGCAAAACGAGAGGAAATGAAAATATGGGAATTCGCAAAAAAATTAAAATCCAACGATGGAAAAAA ATATTACCTACAACAATCGCTAAATGACGCTGTTGGCAAAAACATTGTGAAAGATTTCCTGTGCTTCAACTGGGAATGGGCGACCAAGCAGCAATCCCAGAATTCTTGGGGCCCTCTAACTTCCAATTTACTCCTAATAGCATCTGAAG GCAACATTACTCCCGCGCACTACGACGAGCAACAAAACCTTTTTGGACAGCTGGTTGGCCAGAAGAGGTTTTTATTATTTGCACCTGAACAATTTGAATGCCTCTATCCACACCCCGTATGGCACCCACATGATCGGCAAAGCCAG GTTGACTTCGACCATCCCGACCTAGAGAGGTTTCCAAATTTCAAGAAATTGTGCGGATATGAGGCAATCATAAATCCTGGTGATGTCCTCTATGTGCCAATGTACTGGTGGCATCAAGTGGAATCATCGATGCAGGGCAGCTATACAGTCTCTGTGAACTTTTGGTATAAG AGTGGTCCAGTAGAGAAAGTAGTGTACCCCCTAATGGGACACCAGAAAATGGCAATCATGAGAAATGTAGAAAAAATGATAACAGAGGCCTTGAAAGATGTGAATGAG GTGGGGCCATTGCTACGAACACTGGTGATAGGCCGTTACACATAA
- the LOC135368552 gene encoding cytochrome b-c1 complex subunit Rieske, mitochondrial-like has product MISVVGRPHNFNQYLKASTQVVASQVKPVTPVIVLPSVEKVPEPPAKLSHYALAKSLPSNELRACSGSFTRGFQIRMAHTDIKVPDFSAYRRPSSADPTKKAKDSDVNRKMHSYLILGAGALGATYGAKAVVTQFVMSMAAAADVLAMAKIEVKLDDIPEGKNATFKWRGKPLFIRHRGAEEIQREGSVDVSSLRDPQHDKERTQKPEWLVVIGVCTHLGCVPIANAGDFGGYYCPCHGSHYDASGRIRKGPAPLNLEVPHYEFTSESSLLVG; this is encoded by the coding sequence ATGATTAGCGTTGTAGGACGTCCCCACAACTTCAATCAATACCTCAAGGCTTCAACACAAGTAGTCGCGTCTCAAGTGAAACCTGTGACTCCCGTTATCGTCTTGCCATCTGTCGAAAAGGTGCCCGAACCGCCAGCAAAGCTGAGCCACTATGCCCTTGCAAAGTCTTTGCCATCGAACGAGCTTCGAGCTTGCTCTGGGAGCTTTACAAGAGGGTTCCAGATTCGTATGGCCCACACTGATATTAAGGTGCCAGACTTCTCTGCCTACCGACGACCATCTTCGGCTGATCCAACAAAGAAGGCTAAAGACAGCGACGTGAACCGAAAGATGCATAGCTACCTGATCTTGGGCGCTGGAGCGCTGGGCGCAACCTACGGAGCCAAAGCTGTTGTCACACAGTTTGTCATGTCTATGGCTGCCGCCGCTGATGTGCTAGCCATGGCCAAAATTGAGGTAAAGCTGGACGACATCCCAGAAGGCAAGAACGCCACTTTCAAGTGGAGAGGAAAACCACTGTTCATTCGTCACCGTGGGGCTGAGGAAATCCAGCGTGAAGGTTCTGTAGACGTCAGTTCCCTACGTGACCCTCAACACGACAAAGAGCGCACTCAGAAGCCAGAGTGGTTAGTTGTTATTGGTGTCTGCACTCATCTAGGCTGTGTTCCAATCGCTAATGCAGGGGACTTCGGTGGCTACTACTGCCCTTGCCATGGCTCTCATTACGATGCCTCTGGGCGTATACGAAAGGGCCCAGCGCCACTCAACCTTGAAGTCCCACACTACGAGTTCACCAGTGAAAGCAGCCTGCTTGTCGGGTAG
- the LOC135368553 gene encoding rap guanine nucleotide exchange factor 1-like — MSKKLDKHEVVSRHKGSRLARRARSFKEDILGKINQMRTPGRAASPHKTKSKESSLDVDSQGEAESPTKGDKQVVRDMRQISNALRYFQDSVEKDTLGMLPGSASIVLEYVLHLISLLKKDFINDQSSVLMSTTTKLYQSLACFIKWADDVMLYREQATVEGVNHIVQDLQNSIQELVDIGRKNIQNKDLRGKSTTPVSTANGIYSTKNDSHRNSLPDIPLTPRERQILETTRIAPESGNGPSSVGPLYHSASSDSILSSSTRTEYPPPKPPLPLSCHSSNSNKDCQAPPLPPKKKSSGLSSTSNLLDPTSVVTASLFDDWHQGPLSGASSLDSCLHHSADDLLNISSPSVNFLPSLGTIQQVNYQTYSYNMCTTSVSSRSDSVDQLLSHSSSSSHISAMQKANTKVAASSQQSFEICGTRAVLRSPDGKPALPAKQRSVWNRTPSQYDNVSDAEDVVDSAVRSLGSWAVNETAKLSDDNPNHAPFCPHHSCVLPQPTSALSPLEDSRPPPLPPKKKTIMEYIQTFGTSHPAEQDFFSRRVQYSYHAQYNHVSFSSLGPDDFSLHMPALTLPDTLELGSPPALPPKKNKSAVVCPQDSNACTRQSCSSYESGSGPELPPALRASEDSLLDESGESLIDLQDVTEHLIFNENAKSRDVRGLKGGPVDALIVYAAMVRENVEKEYYYQEAFLTTYRVFVSSKALINKLIYRYNKFIQFSDSRQKYARWAFSLLVSVVDDLGLSDTDEAMLKCLTEFTHQLLSRGDLSLARALRAKVVEKCEAWRRRKDAGQPLLPDMHVTTQPATLLDFKSELLAEQMTLLDADLFQKIEISEVLIWAKEQNEESSPNLTKFTEHFNKMSYWARSCILKQSDAKDRERVVIKFIKIMKHLRKINNFNSYLAILSALDSAPVRRLEWQRNITEGLKEYCALIDSSSSFRAYRQALAETTPPCIPYIGLILQDLTFVHVGNTDYISDAIVNFTKCWQQFHILEPMRCFKKKPFCFKRHEQVIDFFNNFEDFLSEDAMWEISENIKPRGSQKK; from the exons AGGTGGTCAGTCGTCACAAAGGGAGTAGGCTGGCAAGAAGGGCTCGCTCATTTAAGGAAGACATACTGGGGAAGATCAATCAAATGCGGACTCCTGGGCGAGCCGCTTCCCCACACAAGACCAAGTCCAAGGAGTCTTCCCTGGATGTGGACAGTCAAGGGGAAGCTGAGAGTCCCACTAAG GGCGACAAGCAAGTTGTCCGTGACATGCGGCAGATTTCCAATGCATTACGGTACTTCCAAGATTCGGTGGAAAAGGATACCCTTGGAATGCTCCCAGGATCTGCAAGCATTGTCCTAGAATATGTTCTCCACCTGATATCACTCTTGAAAAAGGACTTCATCAATGACCAGAG CTCAGTGCTGATGTCTACCACCACCAAGCTGTATCAGAGCTTGGCCTGTTTCATTAAGTGGGCAGATGATGTGATGTTGTACAGAGAGCAAGCTACAGTCGAAGGCGTCAACCACATTGTGCAAGACCTTCAGAACTCCATACAG GAACTGGTGGATATTGGTCGTAAAAACATTCAGAACAAAGATCTGAGAGGGAAGAGCACAACACCGGTTTCCACAGCTAATGGAATATATAGCACCAAGAACGATAG TCACAGGAACTCCCTGCCAGATATCCCCTTAACCCCACGCGAACGTCAGATACTGGAGACTACGCGAATAGCGCCTGAAAGTGGCAATGGACCATCTTCTGTTGGCCCTCTTTACCACTCTGCCTCGTCGGACAGCATCCTGAGTTCCAGTACGCGTACTGAATATCCGCCTCCCAAGCCACCTTTACCCCTCTCATGTCACAG CTCGAACTCAAACAAAGATTGCCAAGCACCGCCATTGccaccaaaaaagaaaagttcaggGTTGAGCTCCACATCGAACCTTCTGGACCCCACTTCCGTGGTTACTGCCAGTCTCTTTGACGACTGGCACCAAGGACCTCTGAGTGGGGCCAGCAGCTTAGATTCGTGTCTGCACCACTCAGCGGATGACCTACTGAACATATCATCGCCCAGCGTAaacttccttccttccttggGCACCATACAGCAG GTCAACTACCAGACCTACTCTTACAACATGTGCACCACAAGCGTGAGTAGTCGAAGTGACAGTGTTGACCAGCTGCTCAGCCATTCCTCATCTTCGAGCCACATTTCTGCAATGCAAAAG GCAAACACAAAAGTAGCTGCTTCAAGCCAGCAGTCTTTTGAGATCTGTGGGACGAGAGCAGTATTGCGGTCACCAGATGGGAAGCCTGCCCTTCCTGCAAAACAACGATCAGTGTGGAACCGAACACCATCTCAGTACGACAACGTCTCGGATGCAGAG GATGTTGTGGACAGCGCAGTCAGGTCATTGGGTTCTTGGGCCGTGAACGAAACAGCCAAACTGTCCGATGACAATCCGAATCATGCTCCATTCTGCCCACATCACAGTTGTGTTCTTCCCCAACCTACGAGTGCCTTGTCTCCTTTAGAGGACAGTCGCCCACCACCTCTGCCTCCCaagaagaaaacca TCATGGAGTACATACAGACATTTGGAACGTCACATCCTGCCGAGCAAGACTTCTTCAGCAGGAGAGTGCAGTACTCCTACCATGCACAGTATAACCATGTGTCCTTCAGCAGTCTGGGACCTGATGACTTCAGTCTCCACATGCCTGCTCTGACTTTGCCAGATACACTTGAACTTGGTTCTCCGCCAGCATTACCGCCAAAGAAGAACAAA AGTGCCGTAGTCTGTCCACAGGACAGTAATGCCTGCACACGGCAGTCATGTTCGTCATACGAATCTGGAAGTGGGCCTGA GTTGCCACCTGCACTCAGAGCAAGCGAAGACTCGTTGCTTGATGAAAGTGGGGAAAGCCTGATTGATCTTCAGGACGTCACTGAGCATCTGATCTTCAATGAGAATGCAAAG TCACGTGATGTCAGAGGACTCAAAGGAGGGCCAGTAGATGCCTTGATCGTTTACGCTGCAATGGTGCGAGAGAATGTCG AGAAGGAATACTACTACCAGGAAGCATTCCTTACGACATACAGGGTATTTGTGTCCTCCAAGGCCCTCATCAACAAGCTGATCTACCGGTACAACAAGTTCATCCAATTTTCTGATTCGAGGCAGAAGTATGCTCGCTGGGCATTTTCTTTGCTCGTCAGTGTTGTTGATGACTTGGG GTTGAGTGACACGGACGAAGCGATGCTGAAGTGTCTGACGGAGTTCACGCATCAGCTGTTGAGCCGTGGGGATCTGAGCTTGGCAAGGGCTCTGCGGGCCAAAGTGGTGGAGAAGTGTGAAGCGTGGCGACGCCGTAAGGATGCCGGCCAGCCGCTCCTGCCGGACATGCATGTCACCACACAGCCGGCCACCCTCTTGGACTTCAAGTCGGAGCTTTTGGCAGAGCAGATGACGTTGCTTGATGCCGACCTCttccagaaaattgag ATATCTGAAGTTCTGATATGGGCAAAGGAACAGAACGAAGAATCAAGTCCAAACTTGACAAAGTTTACGGAGCATTTCAACAAAATGTCATACTG GGCAAGATCATGTATCCTAAAGCAGAGTGATGCAAAAGACAGAGAACGTGTTGTGATAAAGTTCATCAAGATCATGAAACACTTGCGCAAGATCAACAACTTCAATTCGTACCTAGCCATCCTGTCGGCATTAGACTCTGCTCCTGTACGACGCTtggaatggcagagaaacataACTGAG GGCTTGAAAGAGTACTGTGCGCTCATCGACAGCTCCTCTTCTTTCCGGGCGTACAGGCAAGCTCTGGCAGAAACAACGCCACCTTGCATACCTTACAT AGGACTAATCCTTCAGGACTTGACCTTTGTACACGTTGGCAACACTGACTACATCAGTGATGCTATCGTGAACTTTACCAAGTGCTGGCAGCAGTTTCATATTTTAGAGCCCATGCGGTGCTTCAAGAAAAA ACCGTTCTGCTTCAAGCGCCACGAACAGGTCATTGACTTCTTCAACAACTTTGAAGATTTCTTGTCCGAGGATGCTATGTGGGAAATCTCGGAAAACATCAAGCCACGAGGGTCGCAGAAGAAGTGA